In Nocardia yunnanensis, one DNA window encodes the following:
- a CDS encoding peptide MFS transporter gives MSEVVHEAKPAAERTLFGHPIGIANLFGVELWERFSFYGMLTILGYYLYYSVAEGGLDIAKSTATGIVGAYGGLVYLSTVLGAWIADRILGSERTVFYGGVVVMAGHIALALLPGLTGVGVGLVLVALGSGGLKANASSLLGTLYDKDDPRADGGFTLFYLGINLGAFSGPLITGLLQDHVGFHYGFGAAAVGMAIGLTQYVVFRRNLGEHGRDVPNPLPRTAIPKVVAAFAVILVVIALAWAIKLVTLSNLPDATTVVIAAASIAYFVIMLTSEKVSPLERTRVRAYMPLFVANAVFWSLFQQIFTVLAVYSDERMNWSIFGWTAPSNWIGSMEPVWIIALSPLFAVMWTRLGRRAPSTPRKFALGVVGMGAAFLLFTLFSGSHGKSVSFVVVFFILGAFAVSELMLSPIGLSVTTKLAPTVFRSQMMALYFFSVGIGTSMSGVLSKFYDPSHELAYFGITGLVAMVVGAVVWGIAPWISRHMEGVH, from the coding sequence ATGTCAGAAGTAGTCCACGAGGCGAAACCGGCCGCCGAGCGCACCCTGTTCGGCCATCCCATCGGTATCGCGAATCTGTTCGGTGTCGAGCTCTGGGAACGGTTCTCGTTCTACGGCATGCTCACGATTCTCGGGTACTACCTGTACTACTCGGTCGCCGAGGGTGGTCTGGACATCGCCAAGTCCACCGCCACCGGCATCGTCGGTGCGTACGGCGGTCTGGTCTACCTCTCGACCGTGCTCGGCGCATGGATCGCCGATCGCATCCTCGGTTCCGAGCGCACCGTCTTCTACGGCGGCGTGGTCGTCATGGCCGGTCACATCGCCCTGGCGTTGCTGCCGGGCCTGACCGGCGTCGGAGTCGGCCTGGTGCTCGTCGCACTCGGTTCCGGCGGCCTGAAGGCCAATGCCTCCTCGTTGCTGGGCACCCTCTACGACAAGGACGATCCGCGCGCCGACGGCGGCTTCACACTGTTCTATCTGGGCATCAACCTGGGCGCCTTCTCCGGACCGCTGATCACCGGTCTGCTGCAGGACCATGTCGGCTTCCACTACGGCTTCGGCGCCGCGGCCGTCGGCATGGCCATCGGCCTGACCCAATACGTCGTGTTCCGCCGCAATCTCGGCGAGCACGGCCGCGACGTGCCGAACCCGTTGCCGCGCACCGCGATCCCGAAGGTCGTCGCGGCCTTCGCGGTCATTCTCGTGGTGATCGCGCTGGCCTGGGCGATCAAGCTGGTGACCCTGTCCAACCTGCCCGACGCCACCACCGTGGTGATCGCCGCGGCCTCCATCGCCTACTTCGTCATCATGCTGACCAGCGAGAAGGTGTCGCCGCTCGAGCGCACCCGGGTCCGGGCCTACATGCCGCTGTTCGTCGCCAACGCGGTGTTCTGGTCGCTGTTCCAGCAGATCTTCACCGTGCTCGCGGTGTACTCGGACGAACGCATGAACTGGTCGATCTTCGGCTGGACCGCGCCCTCGAACTGGATCGGTTCCATGGAGCCGGTGTGGATCATCGCGCTCTCCCCGTTGTTCGCCGTCATGTGGACGCGCCTGGGCCGGCGGGCCCCGAGCACGCCGCGCAAGTTCGCGCTGGGCGTGGTCGGCATGGGCGCGGCGTTCCTGCTGTTCACCCTGTTCTCCGGCAGCCACGGCAAGTCGGTGTCGTTCGTGGTGGTGTTCTTCATCCTCGGCGCGTTCGCGGTGTCGGAGCTGATGCTGTCGCCGATCGGCCTGTCGGTCACGACGAAGCTGGCCCCCACGGTCTTTCGCTCGCAGATGATGGCGCTCTACTTCTTCTCCGTCGGCATCGGCACCTCGATGTCGGGTGTGCTGTCGAAGTTCTACGACCCCTCCCACGAGCTCGCCTACTTCGGGATCACCGGTCTGGTGGCCATGGTGGTCGGCGCGGTCGTGTGGGGCATCGCGCCGTGGATCAGCCGGCACATGGAAGGCGTGCACTGA
- a CDS encoding FtsB family cell division protein: MTERRARGSSPAGRRDRRPSRSSRSKSAASGGKKSVRRRPSAANSERHERKILGLSTGRAVLLAAVLCGLALTLAVPLRTYFTQRSDAKELALQHRQLEQEVAGLRDRRAQQQDPNYIKAEARDRLRLVMPGDTPYIVQLPDIEQPAIPTQAAKPKAPDPWYTQVWHSISSPQPGPATPPPPPLPLPTLEGPPR; the protein is encoded by the coding sequence ATGACAGAGCGACGGGCGCGTGGTTCCAGTCCTGCGGGACGACGGGATCGCCGCCCGTCGCGCTCGTCGCGGTCCAAGAGCGCTGCGAGCGGCGGTAAGAAGTCGGTGCGGCGCCGCCCCTCGGCGGCGAATTCCGAACGGCACGAACGCAAGATCCTCGGCCTGTCCACCGGCCGGGCCGTGCTGCTGGCCGCGGTCCTGTGCGGATTGGCGCTCACGCTGGCGGTGCCGCTGCGCACCTATTTCACCCAGCGCTCCGACGCCAAGGAGCTGGCGCTGCAACACCGCCAGCTCGAGCAGGAGGTCGCCGGTCTGCGCGATCGCCGCGCGCAGCAACAGGATCCGAACTACATCAAGGCGGAGGCCCGCGACCGCCTGCGTCTGGTGATGCCGGGCGACACCCCCTACATCGTGCAGCTGCCGGACATCGAGCAGCCGGCCATCCCCACCCAGGCCGCCAAGCCGAAGGCCCCGGACCCCTGGTACACCCAGGTGTGGCACAGCATTTCGTCCCCGCAGCCGGGCCCGGCCACCCCGCCGCCCCCGCCGCTCCCACTCCCGACCTTGGAAGGACCCCCCAGGTGA
- a CDS encoding nuclear transport factor 2 family protein, producing MSDMNELVERYLTAWNTTDAAGRAALVAELFTEDAEYTDPLVSVRGHAGLDATIAAVQGQFAGLEFRVGGPVDSNHHIARFTWHLGAPGAEPLVIGFDVAALAEDGRIERVYGFLDQVPAGL from the coding sequence ATGAGCGATATGAACGAGCTGGTCGAGCGCTACCTGACCGCCTGGAACACCACCGACGCCGCCGGCCGCGCGGCCTTGGTGGCCGAATTGTTCACCGAGGACGCGGAATACACCGACCCGCTGGTATCGGTGCGCGGCCACGCCGGACTCGACGCCACCATCGCCGCCGTGCAGGGCCAGTTCGCGGGCCTCGAATTCCGGGTGGGCGGACCGGTCGACAGCAATCACCACATCGCCCGCTTCACCTGGCACCTGGGCGCGCCCGGCGCGGAACCGCTGGTGATCGGCTTCGACGTGGCCGCCCTCGCCGAGGACGGGCGCATCGAGCGGGTGTACGGCTTCCTCGACCAGGTGCCCGCCGGGCTCTGA
- a CDS encoding sulfite exporter TauE/SafE family protein, with protein MTVVGAVELIAVGFAAGLVSVLVSLASLVSYPALLGMGLLPVAANVTNTVALIFTGVGAAAGSRPELAGTRRTVLRLGAVAAVGGAVGAALLLIAPASTFQLVVPFLIGGASAFLLAQPHLARRRQRSGDAGKGWRTGLLGILLFGAAVYAGYFGAAGGILIFAIVSAMYPEWSPQRANAVKSVTSMCANGAAAIGFACYGPVHWVFVAPLALGFLLGGRVGPVLARRLPSNSLRVIAAGCGIALAVKFAV; from the coding sequence GTGACCGTCGTCGGGGCGGTCGAGTTGATCGCGGTCGGCTTCGCGGCCGGATTGGTCAGCGTGCTGGTCAGTCTGGCGTCGCTGGTGTCGTACCCCGCGCTGCTCGGCATGGGGCTGCTGCCCGTCGCGGCGAATGTCACCAATACCGTGGCGCTGATCTTCACCGGTGTCGGCGCGGCCGCCGGGTCGCGGCCGGAACTGGCCGGCACGCGGCGCACCGTGCTGCGGCTGGGGGCGGTCGCGGCGGTCGGGGGCGCGGTCGGGGCCGCGCTGCTGCTGATCGCGCCCGCCTCGACCTTTCAGCTGGTGGTGCCGTTCCTGATCGGCGGGGCCTCGGCGTTCCTGCTGGCGCAACCGCACCTGGCCCGGCGCCGGCAGCGGTCGGGCGACGCCGGGAAGGGCTGGCGCACCGGGCTGTTGGGGATACTGCTGTTCGGCGCCGCCGTGTACGCGGGGTATTTCGGTGCGGCGGGCGGGATTCTGATCTTCGCCATCGTCTCCGCCATGTATCCGGAGTGGTCGCCGCAGCGCGCCAATGCGGTCAAGAGCGTCACCTCCATGTGCGCCAATGGCGCCGCGGCCATCGGGTTCGCGTGCTACGGGCCGGTGCACTGGGTCTTCGTCGCGCCGCTGGCGCTCGGCTTCCTGCTCGGCGGCCGGGTGGGACCGGTGCTGGCGCGGAGGCTGCCCAGCAACAGCCTGCGGGTGATCGCCGCCGGATGCGGCATCGCGCTCGCGGTGAAATTCGCGGTCTAG
- a CDS encoding MDR family MFS transporter: protein MPDISASSTKQRTPTVIRLLVLATFTVILNETIMINAIPRLMVDLHVSERSAQWVSTAFMLTMAAVIPVTGWFLQRVTTRRAYALAMGTFLVGTAVAAIAPTFAVLLVGRVVQAGGTAVMMPLLMTTLMTVVDEKDRGRVMGNVTLAISVAPAMGPVISGLVLQYASWRWLFVLVLPIAGAVTALGLRNLTNVGEPQAGSIDWFSVVFAGFGFGSLVYGLSKFGEGSAVTPSLIVAAGVILVAVFAYRQISLQRNGTPLLDLRVLLAPTYAKSLLLMAVAFLAMMGSMILLPLYLQNLRGLSPLQTGLLVMPGGLAMGLLGPTVGKIFDRFGGRVLVIPGAVGITVALAGFTQLSLTSPYALLVALHVLLMISLAGAFTPVFTLGLGALPMHLYSHGSSMLATLQQVAAAFGTALVVTVMTSRADHLQGTVQNPLEAPLSGMQLAFLVSAALSVVVIVMAVLLPNRSAATAHGAEIPDPVHEIPDVIDEIPDVVDEAVFPAVELVKD, encoded by the coding sequence ATGCCCGACATATCCGCTAGCTCGACCAAGCAGCGGACGCCAACCGTCATCCGGTTGCTGGTGCTCGCGACCTTCACGGTGATTCTCAACGAGACCATCATGATCAACGCGATTCCGCGCCTCATGGTCGATCTCCATGTGAGCGAGCGTTCCGCGCAATGGGTTTCCACCGCGTTCATGCTCACCATGGCCGCCGTCATTCCGGTGACGGGCTGGTTCCTGCAGCGGGTCACCACTCGCCGCGCCTACGCCCTGGCCATGGGCACCTTCCTGGTCGGCACCGCCGTGGCCGCCATCGCGCCGACGTTCGCGGTGCTGCTGGTCGGCCGCGTCGTCCAGGCCGGCGGCACCGCGGTCATGATGCCGCTGCTGATGACCACGCTGATGACGGTCGTCGACGAGAAGGACCGCGGCCGGGTCATGGGCAATGTCACCCTGGCCATCTCGGTGGCCCCGGCCATGGGCCCGGTCATCTCCGGCCTGGTGCTGCAATACGCCTCCTGGCGTTGGCTTTTCGTGCTGGTGCTGCCGATCGCCGGCGCGGTGACCGCGTTGGGCCTGCGCAACCTGACGAATGTCGGTGAGCCGCAAGCCGGTTCGATCGACTGGTTCAGTGTCGTGTTCGCGGGGTTCGGTTTCGGCAGCCTGGTGTACGGCCTGAGCAAGTTCGGCGAGGGCAGCGCGGTCACGCCGTCGCTGATCGTCGCCGCCGGCGTGATCCTGGTGGCCGTCTTCGCGTACCGGCAGATCTCGCTGCAGCGCAACGGCACGCCGCTGCTGGATCTGCGCGTGCTGCTGGCTCCCACCTACGCCAAGTCGCTGCTGCTGATGGCGGTCGCCTTCCTGGCCATGATGGGGTCGATGATCCTGCTGCCGCTGTACCTGCAGAACCTGCGCGGGCTGTCCCCGCTGCAGACCGGTCTGCTGGTCATGCCGGGCGGTCTGGCCATGGGTCTGCTCGGCCCCACGGTCGGCAAGATCTTCGACCGGTTCGGTGGCCGCGTGCTGGTGATCCCGGGCGCGGTCGGCATCACCGTCGCGCTGGCCGGCTTCACGCAGCTGTCGCTGACCTCGCCGTACGCCCTGCTGGTGGCATTGCATGTGCTGCTGATGATCTCGCTGGCCGGCGCGTTCACCCCGGTGTTCACGCTGGGTCTGGGTGCGCTGCCGATGCATCTGTACTCGCACGGCAGCTCCATGCTCGCGACCCTGCAGCAGGTGGCGGCCGCCTTCGGCACCGCCCTGGTGGTGACGGTCATGACCTCTCGCGCGGACCATCTGCAGGGCACCGTGCAGAACCCGCTGGAGGCTCCGCTGTCCGGTATGCAGCTGGCGTTCCTGGTCTCGGCGGCCCTGTCGGTCGTGGTGATCGTGATGGCGGTGCTGCTGCCCAACCGTTCCGCCGCGACCGCGCACGGCGCGGAGATTCCGGACCCGGTGCACGAGATTCCGGATGTGATCGACGAGATCCCGGATGTGGTGGACGAGGCCGTGTTCCCCGCGGTGGAGCTGGTCAAGGACTGA
- a CDS encoding Ppx/GppA phosphatase family protein, which yields MSNAEFASTAAEAGAPAAGHDRIAAVDCGTNSIRLLIADVTRADDGTRADAGAPTLTDVHREMRIVRLGQGVDATGELNPEAIERTRAALHDYVELMLKHGVTRVRMTATSATRDAANRDDFFTMTGVELGRVVAGAQAEVITGDEEARLSFAGAVGELSSAQGPFVVVDLGGGSTEVVLGDASGVQSAYSADIGCVRITERCLHGNPPTREEVAAARFFASERLAQAFGVVPVERARTWVGVAGTMTTIAAVSLDLPEYDSERVHLTRLPLSELRAVCDRLIGMTHDERAALGPMHPGRVDVIGGGAVIAEVLADELARRAGIGELIVSEHDILDGIALSIA from the coding sequence ATGAGTAATGCGGAGTTCGCCAGCACGGCAGCCGAGGCCGGGGCCCCCGCCGCGGGGCACGATCGGATCGCGGCGGTCGACTGCGGCACCAACTCCATCCGGCTCCTGATCGCTGATGTGACCCGCGCCGACGATGGGACCCGCGCCGACGCGGGCGCACCGACGCTGACCGACGTGCACCGGGAGATGCGGATCGTGCGGCTCGGTCAGGGCGTGGACGCCACCGGCGAGCTGAATCCCGAAGCGATCGAACGCACCCGGGCGGCACTGCACGACTACGTGGAACTCATGCTGAAGCACGGCGTGACCCGGGTGCGGATGACCGCCACCTCGGCCACCCGCGATGCCGCCAACCGCGACGACTTCTTCACCATGACCGGCGTCGAGCTGGGCCGGGTGGTGGCCGGGGCGCAGGCCGAGGTCATCACCGGCGACGAGGAGGCGCGGCTGTCGTTCGCGGGCGCGGTCGGCGAACTCTCCAGTGCGCAAGGGCCTTTCGTGGTGGTGGATCTCGGCGGCGGCTCCACCGAGGTGGTGCTGGGTGACGCGTCGGGCGTGCAGTCCGCCTACTCCGCCGATATCGGTTGTGTCCGAATCACCGAGCGCTGCCTGCACGGCAATCCGCCCACCCGCGAGGAGGTCGCCGCCGCGCGCTTCTTCGCCTCGGAGCGTTTGGCGCAGGCGTTCGGGGTGGTGCCGGTGGAGCGGGCGCGCACCTGGGTGGGCGTGGCCGGCACCATGACCACGATCGCCGCGGTGTCGCTGGATCTGCCCGAATACGATTCGGAGCGGGTGCATCTCACCCGGCTGCCGCTGTCGGAACTGCGCGCGGTGTGCGACCGGCTGATCGGTATGACCCACGACGAGCGGGCCGCGCTGGGCCCCATGCATCCCGGCCGGGTCGACGTGATCGGCGGCGGCGCGGTGATCGCCGAGGTGCTGGCCGACGAGCTGGCGCGGCGAGCGGGCATCGGCGAACTGATCGTCAGCGAACATGACATCCTCGACGGCATCGCCCTGTCCATCGCCTGA
- a CDS encoding 3-hydroxybutyryl-CoA dehydrogenase, with translation MERIGVIGGGTMGAGIAEVAARAGATVLILERDAEAAAAAGTRIEKSLARAVKSGRLEQADADAARGRVTLTTSIDDFADRELVIEAAPEIESLKADFFTKLDAIVSPETILATNTSSIPVIRLANATANPGRVVGVHFFNPVPVLPLVEIVVTLKTDREVVDKVTAFARDVLGKRTIESKDQAGFIVNALLIPYLCNAIRMFETGFASAEDIDEGMVSGCAHPMGPLRLTDTVGLDVTLAVAESLYAEFGEPQYAPPVLLRRMVDAGYLGRKTGRGFYTY, from the coding sequence GTGGAACGTATCGGTGTGATCGGCGGCGGGACCATGGGTGCCGGCATTGCCGAGGTGGCGGCGCGCGCGGGCGCGACGGTCCTCATTCTGGAACGCGATGCCGAGGCGGCCGCGGCCGCGGGCACGCGGATCGAGAAGTCGCTGGCCCGGGCGGTGAAGTCCGGACGCCTCGAGCAGGCCGACGCCGACGCCGCGCGCGGCCGGGTCACGCTGACCACGTCGATCGACGACTTCGCCGACCGGGAGCTGGTGATCGAGGCCGCGCCGGAGATCGAATCGCTCAAGGCCGACTTCTTCACCAAGCTCGACGCCATCGTCTCCCCCGAGACCATCCTGGCCACCAACACCTCCTCGATTCCGGTGATCCGGCTGGCCAATGCCACCGCCAACCCGGGCCGCGTGGTGGGCGTGCACTTCTTCAACCCGGTGCCGGTGCTGCCGCTGGTCGAGATCGTGGTGACGCTCAAGACCGACCGTGAGGTCGTCGACAAGGTCACCGCCTTCGCCCGCGACGTGCTGGGCAAGCGCACCATCGAGTCCAAGGATCAGGCGGGCTTCATCGTCAACGCCCTGCTGATTCCCTACCTGTGCAATGCGATTCGCATGTTCGAGACCGGCTTCGCCAGCGCCGAGGACATCGACGAGGGCATGGTCAGCGGCTGCGCGCACCCCATGGGCCCGCTGCGCCTGACCGACACCGTCGGCCTCGATGTCACCCTCGCGGTGGCCGAATCCCTCTACGCCGAATTCGGCGAACCGCAGTACGCGCCGCCGGTCCTGTTGCGACGCATGGTCGACGCGGGCTACCTGGGCCGCAAGACCGGCCGGGGCTTCTACACCTACTGA
- a CDS encoding helix-turn-helix transcriptional regulator, with protein sequence MGEQPPLRGREQEQRTLAALIAGARAGDSGVLVLRGEPGIGKTALLDHAAAGADGLRLLRGTGIEAEAELPYAGLQLLLGPALDRLAGLPGPQQAALAGALGLATRAPGPGPGGGEPMLTGLAVLSLLTDYAEGTGLLVVVDDAQWLDRASQDALQFAARRLRAEGVAMLFGVREGEGSFEANGLPQERLSGLSPEASAALLDEHPLTPAVRYRLLAEARGNPLALRELPLAMAAEPTADLSAGALPLTDRLRLAFHGRISHLPEATTTALTIMAIDESCDLPVILRAAAALGAGIDDLAPAEAAGLLHRVAGDADRITFRHPLIRAAVHQRAPLGRRMAVHRALAAAMDAPEQADRRAWHLAAAALGPDAEVADALERTAVRARERGGFTAAAAAYDRAARLSVAPADRTRRQALAAQACLEAGEPARAGELARRTAREVDSEALRANLTQVRALAEFWQGEFTEAHRLLVDAATGIGATHPAQAADMLVQAMHTGWYLGDTELREVLKHLAELPLSDDLPVTPVVRFLGGLFDRGPRDQLTLDRILDEIRTRGAVSDQVLLILCGIALARGQDGPAFALATALAAEHRAAGAAGRLPTILFFTAETDIFTGRLRDARTTAVEARDLARDTGQQQWVRQLSSVLAHLDALHGNEDDCRAHADLGLTGDTPDAIAPGAPWAHWSLGLLDLGAGRAEAALSRFERLTKYPFDHHICAMRSIPDLVEAAVRIGAPDRAAAPFENFRGWAESAGQPWADALVLRCRALLDDRDAEDLYARALATHDREARPIEFARTALLFGEWLRRARRKSEARTRLLEALEVFDRLEMGPWAARARHELTAAGAPEADSAPARRSDTGLTPQELQIVRLAAQGLSNRDIAAQLFLSHRTVGYHLYKAYPKLGVVSRGELKGIADQLN encoded by the coding sequence GTGGGTGAACAACCTCCGCTGCGGGGACGCGAGCAAGAACAGCGGACCCTCGCCGCGCTGATCGCGGGCGCCCGCGCCGGGGACAGCGGGGTGCTGGTGCTCCGCGGCGAACCCGGCATCGGCAAGACCGCGCTGCTGGATCACGCCGCCGCGGGCGCGGACGGATTGCGGCTGCTGCGCGGCACCGGCATCGAGGCCGAGGCCGAATTGCCTTACGCGGGACTGCAATTGCTGCTGGGCCCGGCGCTGGATCGGCTCGCCGGGCTGCCCGGACCGCAGCAGGCGGCGCTGGCCGGCGCGCTCGGCCTCGCCACCCGCGCGCCCGGGCCCGGCCCCGGCGGCGGGGAACCCATGCTGACCGGGCTGGCGGTGCTGTCGCTGCTCACCGACTACGCCGAGGGCACCGGCCTGCTGGTCGTCGTCGACGACGCGCAATGGCTGGATCGCGCGTCGCAGGACGCACTCCAGTTCGCGGCCCGGCGGCTGCGCGCGGAGGGCGTGGCCATGCTCTTCGGCGTGCGCGAGGGCGAGGGCTCGTTCGAGGCGAACGGTCTGCCGCAGGAGCGGCTGTCCGGGCTCTCGCCCGAGGCGTCGGCGGCACTGCTCGACGAGCATCCCCTCACCCCGGCGGTGCGCTACCGGCTGCTGGCCGAGGCGCGCGGCAATCCGCTGGCCCTGCGCGAACTGCCGCTGGCCATGGCCGCCGAGCCCACCGCCGACCTGTCCGCGGGTGCGCTGCCGCTGACCGATCGGCTGCGGCTGGCGTTCCACGGCCGCATCAGCCACCTGCCCGAGGCGACCACCACGGCGCTGACCATCATGGCCATCGACGAGAGCTGCGACCTGCCGGTCATTCTGCGCGCGGCGGCGGCGCTCGGGGCCGGAATCGACGACCTCGCGCCCGCCGAGGCGGCCGGCCTGCTGCACCGCGTCGCGGGCGACGCCGATCGAATCACCTTCCGCCACCCGCTGATTCGAGCCGCCGTCCACCAGCGCGCCCCGCTGGGCCGGCGCATGGCGGTGCATCGCGCCCTGGCCGCGGCCATGGACGCGCCGGAGCAGGCCGACCGCCGGGCCTGGCATCTGGCGGCGGCCGCCCTCGGGCCCGATGCCGAGGTCGCGGATGCCCTGGAGCGCACCGCCGTTCGCGCCCGGGAACGCGGCGGCTTCACCGCGGCCGCCGCCGCCTACGATCGCGCGGCCCGGCTCAGCGTCGCCCCGGCGGACCGGACCCGGCGTCAGGCGCTGGCCGCGCAGGCGTGCCTGGAGGCCGGTGAGCCGGCGCGCGCCGGTGAGCTGGCGCGCAGGACCGCACGGGAGGTGGATTCGGAAGCCTTGCGGGCCAACCTCACTCAGGTGCGAGCGCTGGCCGAGTTCTGGCAGGGCGAGTTCACCGAGGCGCACCGCCTGCTGGTCGACGCGGCCACCGGCATCGGCGCGACCCACCCGGCGCAGGCGGCGGACATGCTGGTGCAGGCGATGCACACCGGCTGGTACCTGGGCGACACCGAGCTGCGGGAAGTCCTGAAACACCTTGCCGAGCTCCCTCTTTCGGACGATCTCCCGGTAACTCCGGTGGTGCGCTTCCTGGGCGGACTGTTCGACCGGGGACCCCGCGACCAGCTGACGCTGGACCGTATTCTCGACGAGATCCGTACGCGGGGCGCGGTTTCCGACCAGGTCCTGCTGATCCTGTGCGGGATCGCCCTGGCACGCGGTCAGGACGGGCCCGCTTTCGCGCTGGCCACGGCATTGGCGGCCGAGCATCGCGCCGCCGGTGCGGCCGGGCGGCTGCCGACCATCCTGTTCTTCACCGCCGAGACCGACATCTTCACCGGTCGCCTGCGCGATGCGCGCACCACCGCCGTCGAAGCCCGCGATCTGGCCCGCGACACCGGGCAACAGCAGTGGGTGCGCCAACTCAGCAGTGTGCTGGCGCATTTGGATGCCTTGCACGGCAACGAGGACGACTGCCGGGCCCACGCCGACCTCGGGCTCACCGGCGACACCCCGGACGCGATCGCACCGGGTGCGCCATGGGCCCACTGGTCGCTCGGACTGCTCGACTTGGGGGCCGGTCGCGCCGAGGCAGCGTTGTCGCGCTTCGAACGACTCACGAAATACCCGTTCGATCATCACATTTGCGCGATGCGATCGATCCCGGACCTGGTGGAGGCCGCCGTCCGGATCGGCGCGCCGGACCGCGCCGCGGCGCCGTTCGAGAACTTTCGCGGCTGGGCGGAATCGGCCGGGCAGCCGTGGGCGGACGCGCTGGTGCTGCGTTGCCGGGCGCTCCTCGACGACCGGGACGCCGAAGATCTCTACGCCCGGGCGCTGGCGACCCACGATCGGGAGGCGCGCCCCATCGAATTCGCCCGCACCGCACTGCTGTTCGGCGAATGGCTGCGGCGGGCCCGCCGCAAGTCCGAGGCGCGCACCCGGCTGCTCGAAGCGCTCGAGGTCTTCGACCGTCTGGAGATGGGTCCGTGGGCCGCCCGCGCCCGCCACGAACTCACCGCCGCCGGTGCGCCCGAAGCGGATTCGGCTCCGGCTCGTCGGTCCGACACCGGCCTGACTCCGCAAGAGTTGCAGATCGTGCGGCTGGCCGCGCAGGGTCTGTCCAATCGGGATATCGCCGCACAGCTGTTCCTGAGCCACCGCACCGTCGGCTATCACCTCTACAAGGCGTATCCGAAACTCGGCGTCGTCTCGCGGGGTGAGCTGAAAGGCATTGCCGACCAGCTGAACTGA
- a CDS encoding DUF501 domain-containing protein: protein MTAAENEPSERDLAIVAEQLGRTPRGVLAIAYHTPDGLPAVVKTAPKLPDGTPFPTLYYLTDPRLTAEASRLETTGLMREMSERLTRDAELAASYRKAYESYLSERNAIEDLGTDFAGGGMPDRVKCLHVLIAHALAKGPGVNVLGDEAVALAADHGLRGTAIPADWPKSEEYRSDSGA, encoded by the coding sequence GTGACCGCAGCCGAGAACGAACCCAGCGAGCGCGATCTCGCGATCGTCGCCGAGCAACTGGGCCGGACTCCGCGCGGCGTGCTGGCCATCGCCTATCACACCCCGGACGGTCTGCCCGCGGTCGTGAAGACCGCGCCCAAGCTGCCCGACGGCACCCCCTTCCCGACCCTGTACTACCTGACGGACCCGCGCCTGACCGCCGAGGCCAGCCGCCTCGAGACCACCGGCCTGATGCGCGAGATGTCCGAACGCCTCACCCGCGACGCGGAACTGGCCGCGTCCTATCGCAAGGCGTACGAGAGCTACCTGTCGGAGCGCAACGCCATCGAGGATCTCGGCACCGATTTCGCCGGCGGCGGCATGCCCGATCGGGTGAAGTGCCTGCACGTCCTGATCGCGCACGCGCTGGCCAAGGGCCCGGGCGTGAATGTGCTCGGTGACGAGGCCGTCGCCCTGGCCGCCGATCACGGCCTGCGCGGCACCGCCATCCCGGCCGATTGGCCGAAATCCGAGGAATACCGCAGCGACTCGGGTGCATGA